Proteins encoded by one window of Glycine soja cultivar W05 chromosome 15, ASM419377v2, whole genome shotgun sequence:
- the LOC114388268 gene encoding pleiotropic drug resistance protein 1-like — translation MEGSDIYRASNSLRRSSTVWRNSGVEVFSRSSREEDDEEALKWAALEKLPTYNRLRKGLLTASHGVANEIDVSDLGIQERQKLLERLVKVAEEDNERFLLKLKERIDRVGLDIPTIEVRYEHLNIEAEAFVGSRALPSFINSVTNVVEGFFNLLHISTSKKKHVTILKDVSGIIKPRRMTLLLGPPSSGKTTLLLALSGKLDKTLKVSGRVTYNGHELNEFVPQRTAAYISQHDLHIGEMTVRETLAFSARCQGVGSRYDMLSELSRREKAANIKPDPDLDVYMKATATEGQESSLVTDYTLKILGLDICADTMVGDEMLRGISGGQRKRVTTGEMLVGPANALFMDEISTGLDSSTTFQIVSFLRQYVHILNGTAVISLLQPAPETYDLFDDIILISDGQVVYHGPREYVLDFFESMGFRCPERKGVADFLQEVTSKKDQAQYWARRDQPYRFVTVTQFSEAFQSFHIGGKLGEELAVPFDKTKSHPAALTTKKYGINKKELLKANLSREYLLMKRNSFVYIFKLCQLSIMALMTMTLFLRTELHRNNMDDAGLYAGALFFTLVMIMFNGMAEISMTIAKLPVFYKQRDLLFYPSWAYAIPSWILKIPVTLLEVAVWVFLTYYVIGFDPNVGRLFKQYLILLFIGQMASALFRAIAALGRNMIVSNTFGAFAVLTFLTLGGFVMAKSDIKNWWIWGYWISPLMYGQTALMVNEFLSNSWHNSSRNLGVEYLESRGFPSSAYWYWLGLGAMAGFVLLFNVMFSAALEILGPFDKPQATIAEEESPNEVTVAEVELPRIESSGRGGSVVESSHGKKKGMVLPFEPHSITFDEVVYSVDMPQEMKEQGVQEDRLVLLKGVSGAFRPGVLTALMGVSGAGKTTLMDVLAGRKTGGYIDGNIKISGYPKKQETFARISGYCEQNDIHSPHVTVYESLLYSAWLRLPSSVDSQTRKMFIEEVMELVELNPLRNSLVGLPGVSGLSTEQRKRLTIAVELVANPSIIFMDEPTSGLDARAAAIVMRTVRNTVDTGRTVVCTIHQPSIDIFEAFDELFLMKRGGQEIYVGPLGRHSSHLIKYFESIEGVSKIKDGYNPATWMLEVTTSAQELSLGVDFTDLYKNSDLYRRNKQLIQELGQPAPGSKDLYFPTQYSQSFLVQCQACLWKQRWSYWRNPPYTAVRFFFTTFIALMFGTMFWDLGSRRTTRGDLLNALGSMYTAVLFLGIQNASSVQPVVAVERTVFYREKAAGMYSALPYAFAQVLVEIPYIFAQAVTYGLIVYAMIGFDWTAEKFFWYLFFSFFSLLYFTFYGMMAVGVTPNHHVAAIVAAAFYAIWNLFSGFIVVRPKMPVWWRWYYWACPVAWTLYGLIASQFGDITERMPGEDNKMVKDFVEDYFGFKHDFVGVCAVVVAGIAVAFALIFGVAIKTFNFQKR, via the exons ATGGAGGGAAGTGATATATACAGAGCAAGTAACAGTTTACGAAGAAGTTCCACGGTTTGGAGAAACAGTGGTGTGGAGGTATTCTCAAGGTCTTCTCGCGAAGAGGATGACGAAGAAGCTCTGAAATGGGCTGCACTTGAGAAGCTCCCTACCTACAACCGTCTCAGGAAAGGCTTGCTCACAGCTTCCCATGGCGTCGCCAACGAAATCGACGTCTCTGATCTCGGCATCCAAGAGAGACAGAAACTTCTCGAGAGGTTGGTCAAAGTAGCTGAAGAGGACAATGAGAGGTTCCTGTTGAAGCTCAAGGAACGTATTGATAG agttGGACTTGATATTCCAACAATTGAAGTTCGATATGAGCACCTTAATATTGAGGCAGAGGCCTTTGTGGGAAGTAGAGCTTTGCCCTCTTTCATCAACTCTGTTACTAATGTCGTAGAG GGATTTTTCAATCTTCTCCACATTAGCACAAGCAAAAAGAAACACGTGACTATTCTTAAAGATGTTAGCGGGATTATTAAACCTCGCAGGATGACACTGCTTTTGGGTCCTCCAAGTTCAGGAAAAACCACACTCCTTTTGGCCTTATCAGGAAAGCTCGATAAAACTCTTAAGGTATCTGGGAGAGTGACTTACAACGGGCATGAATTGAATGAGTTTGTGCCCCAGAGAACTGCTGCTTACATCAGCCAGCATGATCTTCATATCGGAGAAATGACTGTGAGGGAAACCTTGGCTTTTTCAGCAAGGTGCCAAGGGGTTGGATCGCGTTATG ACATGCTATCTGAGTTGTCTAGAAGAGAGAAAGCAGCAAATATCAAGCCTGACCCAGATCTTGATGTCTACATGAAG GCAACTGCAACTGAAGGTCAGGAGTCAAGCTTAGTAACAGATTATACACTAAAG ATTTTGGGGTTGGATATTTGTGCTGATACTATGGTGGGGGATGAAATGTTGCGTGGGATCTCTGGAGGACAAAGGAAGCGTGTTACTACAGGAGAGATGTTGGTTGGACCAGCAAATGCCTTGTTCATGGATGAAATTTCTACTGGGTTGGACAGTTCCACAACATTTCAGATTGTGAGCTTTCTCAGGCAATATGTCCACATTCTAAATGGAACCGCTGTTATATCTTTGCTCCAGCCAGCACCCGAGACTTATGACCTTTTTGACGACATTATCTTAATCTCTGATGGCCAAGTTGTATACCATGGTCCCCGTGAATATGTTCTGGACTTCTTTGAATCCATGGGTTTCAGATGTCCTGAGAGGAAAGGTGTTGCTGACTTCCTTCAAGAAGTGACTTCCAAAAAAGATCAAGCACAATATTGGGCACGCAGAGATCAACCATACAGATTTGTCACAGTTACCCAATTTTCTGAGGCATTTCAATCATTCCAtattggtgggaaacttggagAGGAGCTTGCAGTTCCATTTGACAAGACCAAGAGCCACCCTGCAGCATTAACCACTAAGAAGTATGGTATCAATAAGAAGGAGCTGTTAAAGGCTAACCTCTCAAGGGAGTATTTGCTTATGAAAAGGAACTCATTTGTTTACATCTTCAAGCTATGCCAG CTTTCCATCATGGCGTTAATGACAATGACACTGTTTTTGAGAACCGAGTTGCATCGTAACAATATGGATGATGCGGGTCTTTATGCTGGTGCTCTATTTTTTACCTTAGTAATGATTATGTTTAATGGAATGGCTGAGATTTCTATGACCATTGCTAAGCTTCCTGTATTCTACAAGCAACGGGACCTTCTATTTTATCCCTCTTGGGCATATGCAATCCCTTCATGGATTCTCAAGATTCCTGTTACTCTACTGGAAGTTGCTGTTTGGGTATTCCTCACCTACTATGTTATTGGATTTGATCCAAATGTTGGGAG GTTGTTCAAGCAGTATCTCATTCTACTGTTTATCGGCCAGATGGCTTCGGCACTATTTCGTGCTATTGCAGCACTGGGTAGAAACATGATTGTTTCCAACACATTTGGAGCCTTTGCAGTTCTCACGTTCCTTACATTGGGTGGTTTCGTTATGGCAAAAA GTGATATAAAAAACTGGTGGATTTGGGGTTACTGGATTTCACCTTTAATGTATGGGCAGACTGCTTTGATGGTCAATGAATTTCTTTCAAACAGTTGGCACAAC TCTAGCCGAAATTTAGGAGTTGAATATCTGGAGTCTCGTGGGTTCCCCTCAAGTGCATATTGGTATTGGTTAGGCTTAGGGGCAATGGCTGGATTTGTGTTGCTTTTCAACGTGATGTTTTCTGCTGCACTTGAAATCCTTGGCC CATTTGATAAGCCACAAGCAACAATAGCTGAAGAAGAATCACCTAATGAAGTAACCGTGGCAGAAGTTGAATTGCCACGCATAG AAAGTTCAGGAAGAGGTGGTTCTGTTGTGGAGTCCAGCcatggaaagaaaaaaggaatggTTCTTCCTTTTGAGCCACATTCTATCACCTTTGACGAAGTCGTATACTCTGTTGACATGCCACAG GAAATGAAGGAACAAGGTGTACAAGAGGACAGATTGGTGCTTTTGAAGGGTGTTAGTGGTGCATTCAGGCCTGGTGTTCTCACGGCTTTGATGGGTGTAAGTGGAGCTGGTAAGACTACTTTGATGGATGTTCTGGCTGGCAGGAAAACTGGTGGATATATTGATGGAAACATCAAAATTTCTGGGTACCCTAAGAAGCAAGAAACATTTGCTCGTATCTCTGGCTACTGTGAGCAAAATGATATCCACTCACCTCATGTTACTGTTTATGAATCCTTGCTCTACTCAGCATGGCTTCGTTTACCTTCAAGTGTTGATTCCCAAACCAGAAAG ATGTTCATTGAGGAAGTCATGGAACTGGTGGAGCTGAACCCATTAAGGAACTCACTGGTTGGATTGCCTGGTGTGAGTGGTCTCTCAACTGAACAGCGCAAGAGGCTGACTATTGCAGTTGAATTAGTGGCTAACCCATCTATAATTTTCATGGATGAGCCTACTTCTGGGTTAGATGCAAGAGCTGCTGCAATTGTTATGAGAACAGTCAGGAACACTGTGGACACTGGAAGAACCGTTGTCTGCACCATCCATCAGCCTAGCATTGACATATTTGAAGCATTTGATGAG CTATTCCTAATGAAGCGTGGAGGACAAGAAATATATGTTGGGCCGCTGGGTCGTCACTCTAGTCATTTGATCAAGTATTTTGAG AGCATTGAAGGGGTGAGCAAAATCAAAGACGGATATAACCCAGCTACTTGGATGTTGGAAGTTACAACTTCAGCACAAGAACTTAGTTTGGGTGTTGATTTTACTGACTTGTACAAGAATTCTGATCTATATAG GAGAAACAAGCAGCTTATACAAGAACTGGGTCAGCCCGCTCCCGGTTCAAAGGATCTTTATTTCCCTACTCAATACTCTCAGTCATTCTTGGTCCAATGCCAAGCTTGCTTATGGAAGCAACGTTGGTCATATTGGCGTAATCCACCATACACTGCTGTGAGGTTTTTCTTCACTACTTTCATAGCCCTGATGTTTGGAACAATGTTCTGGGACCTCGGAAGCAGACG CACAACAAGAGGAGACCTGTTGAATGCTCTAGGTTCAATGTATACTGCTGTTCTCTTCCTTGGAATACAAAATGCTTCCTCTGTTCAGCCAGTGGTAGCAGTTGAAAGGACTGTCTTTTATAGAGAAAAAGCTGCGGGAATGTATTCTGCCTTACCCTATGCATTTGCACAG GTTCTGGTAGAGATACCATATATCTTCGCTCAAGCTGTGACATACGGTTTAATTGTTTATGCCATGATCGGATTTGACTGGACTGCAGAGAAATTCTTTTGGTATCTATTTTTCAGTTTCTTCTCATTGTTGTACTTTACTTTCTACGGTATGATGGCTGTGGGAGTGACGCCAAACCACCATGTTGCTGCCATTGTGGCTGCTGCATTCTATGCAATTTGGAATCTCTTCTCGGGATTTATTGTCGTTAGACCT AAAATGCCCGTGTGGTGGAGATGGTACTATTGGGCATGTCCAGTGGCTTGGACCTTATATGGATTGATTGCATCTCAGTTTGGAGATATAACGGAAAGAATGCCGGGTGAAGATAACAAGATGGTGAAAGATTTCGTAGAAGACTACTTTGGTTTCAAACATGACTTCGTTGGAGTGTGTGCTGTTGTGGTTGCTGGCATCGCAGTTGCCTTTGCATTAATCTTCGGTGTTGCAATCAAGACCTTTAACTTCCAAAAGAGATAG